The proteins below come from a single Aegilops tauschii subsp. strangulata cultivar AL8/78 chromosome 6, Aet v6.0, whole genome shotgun sequence genomic window:
- the LOC109741140 gene encoding 2'-deoxymugineic-acid 2'-dioxygenase, giving the protein MAAEPLSNGATHLLVPGRYILPVHKRPSSSVNGKGALPVVDLGGDDDGRIAEEIVRAGREFGFFQVVNHGVPEEVMGAMMRAAEEFFALPADEKMAYYSNDRKKLPRFHTSLRNGTGEEVLYWRDCLKLGCHQPEWLDKPRGLGAALEPYTAAVRAAARRVLRLTAIGLGLEEGHFDGSLSGSGLMNVNHYPPCPDPSLTLGAGPHCDPGLVTVLMENVGGGLQMLLHGDGDAGGGGVMWVDVDAAPGALVLNFGHQMEVVSNGRLRSAEHRVVTSARGARTSLATFVWPEPGCTVAPAQELVLAAGEGPLYKPHSYGEFLGAYLAEGGVKEAAMAHLKH; this is encoded by the coding sequence ATGGCAGCCGAGCCGCTCTCCAATGGCGCCACCCACCTGTTGGTGCCTGGACGCTACATACTCCCGGTCCACAAGAGGCCGTCTTCTTCCGTGAATGGCAAGGGGGCGCTGCCTGTGGTTGATCTCGGCGGAGACGACGACGGCAGGATCGCCGAGGAGATCGTCCGTGCAGGGCGGGAGTTCGGTTTCTTCCAGGTGGTCAACCACGGCGTGCCGGAGGAGGTGATGGGCGCCATGATGCGCGCCGCGGAGGAGTTCTTTGCACTGCCAGCGGATGAGAAGATGGCGTACTACTCGAACGACCGCAAGAAGCTCCCGCGGTTCCACACGAGCCTCCGGAACGGTACCGGCGAGGAGGTCCTGTACTGGCGGGACTGCCTCAAGCTCGGCTGCCACCAGCCCGAGTGGCTGGACAAGCCGCGCGGGCTCGGGGCGGCGCTGGAGCCGTACACGGCCGCCGTGAGGGCAGCGGCGCGGCGCGTTCTGCGCCTCACCGCTATCGGGCTGGGGCTCGAGGAGGGACACTTCGATGGGTCGCTCAGCGGCAGTGGGTTGATGAACGTGAACCACTACCCGCCGTGCCCGGACCCGAGCCTCACCCTTGGCGCCGGGCCGCACTGCGACCCCGGCCTCGTCACCGTGCTCATGGAGAACGTCGGCGGCGGCCTACAGATGCTGCTCCACGGCGACGGAGACGCTGGGGGCGGCGGGGTGATGTGGGTGGACGTGGACGCCGCGCCGGGGGCGCTGGTCCTCAACTTTGGGCATCAGATGGAGGTGGTCAGCAACGGGCGCTTGCGCAGTGCCGAGCACCGCGTCGTCACCAGCGCGCGCGGCGCGCGGACCTCGCTGGCCACGTTCGTGTGGCCCGAGCCGGGGTGCACTGTCGCGCCGGCGCAGGAGCTGGTGCTGGCAGCAGGCGAGGGGCCTCTATACAAGCCCCACTCCTACGGCGAATTTCTCGGTGCGTACCTTGCCGAGGGTGGGGTCAAGGAAGCCGCCATGGCGCATCTCAAGCACTGA